A single Triticum dicoccoides isolate Atlit2015 ecotype Zavitan chromosome 2A, WEW_v2.0, whole genome shotgun sequence DNA region contains:
- the LOC119358778 gene encoding cell division cycle protein 48 homolog: protein MEPKKDYSTAILERKKAPNRLVVDDAEGGVAVDSSTVALSPGTMDALDLFNGDVVALRGKRRRETVCYAAKDASCPDGLARVNRVVRGNLRLRLGDLVTVVPCPGVKDAARVAISPFEDSVDGISGNLFDAYVKPYFIGARRPVRKGDRFVVHGHMHAVEFKVVDTDPDECVIVAAGTQVFCDDASPVKREDEERLDGPGYDDVGGVRKQLAQIRELVELPLRHPKLFKTLGVKPPKGILLYGPPGTGKTLLARAIAAESGANFVVVNGPEIMSMMAGQSEDNLREVFAEAEAQAPSIIFMDEIDAIAPNREKTHGEVERRVVSQLLTLMDGLRPRAQVMVIGATNRPNSLDPALRRFGRFDKEIDIGVPDEVGRLEILRIHSKDMPLSDDVDLERIGKDTHGFVGADLAALCSEAAFQCIRQKMDVIDLEADTIDVEVLNSMSVIMDDLVHAKEVTKPSALRETGLVEVPKVSWEDVGGLEDVKRELQETVQYPVEHPEMFEFFGMEPSRGVLFYGPPGCGKTLLAKAIARECKANCISVKGPELLTMWFGESESNVRDLFDKARQSAPCVLFFDELDSIAVKRGNSVGDAGGTSDRVLNQLLTEMDGINAKKTVFVIGATNRPDIIDPALLRPGRLDQLIYIPLPDEASRLQIFKSCLRRSPLSRRVNLPDLARSTAGFSGADITEICQRACKLAVRDVIQRSSLVGKAAAMAGAEITRKHFLGGMEHARRSVSDLDVLKYEYFARKFKQGGSFEEEAPQPQVAGPPQGHLERKAAEDVDASMDEDSLY from the exons ATGGAGCCCAAGAAGGACTACAGCACGGCGATCCTGGAGCGCAAGAAGGCGCCGAACCGGCTGGTGGTGGACGACGCCGAGGGCGGGGTCGCCGTCGACAGCTCGACGGTGGCGCTGAGCCCCGGCACCATGGACGCGCTCGACCTCTTCAACGGCGACGTGGTGGCGCTCCGCGGCAAGCGCCGCCGCGAGACCGTCTGCTACGCCGCCAAGGACGCGTCGTGTCCCGACGGCCTGGCGCGCGTCAACCGCGTCGTCCGCGGCAACCTGCGCCTCCGCCTCGGCGACCTCGTCACCGTCGTCCCCTGCCCCGGCGTCAAGGACGCCGCCCGCGTCGCCATCTCCCCCTTCGAGGACTCCGTCGACGGCATCAGCGGCAACCTCTTCGACGCCTACGTCAAGC CCTACTTCATTGGCGCGCGGCGGCCGGTGCGCAAGGGCGACCGGTTCGTGGTGCACGGCCACATGCACGCCGTGGAGTTCAAGGTGGTCGACACGGACCCCGACGAGTGCGTCATCGTGGCGGCCGGCACGCAGGTCTTCTGCGACGACGCCAGCCCGGTCAAGCGGGAGGACGAGGAGAGGCTCGACGGCCCGGGCTACGACGACGTCGGCGGCGTCCGCAAGCAGCTCGCGCAGATCCGGGAGCTGGTCGAGCTGCCGCTGCGCCACCCCAAGCTCTTCAAGACGCTGGGCGTGAAGCCGCCCAAGGGGATCCTGCTCTACGGCCCGCCCGGCACCGGCAAGACGCTGCTGGCGCGCGCCATCGCGGCCGAGTCGGGCGCCAACTTCGTGGTCGTCAACGGGCCGGAGATCATGTCCATGATGGCCGGCCAGAGCGAGGACAACCTGCGCGAGGTGTTCGCCGAGGCCGAGGCCCAGGCGCCGTCCATCATCTTCATGGACGAGATCGACGCCATCGCGCCCAACCGCGAGAAGACGCACGGCGAGGTGGAGCGCCGCGTCGTGTCCCAGCTGCTCACGCTCATGGACGGCCTCCGCCCGCGCGCGCAGGTCATGGTCATCGGCGCCACCAACCGCCCCAACAGCCTCGACCCCGCGCTCCGGCGCTTCGGCCGCTTCGACAAGGAGATCGACATCGGCGTGCCCGACGAGGTCGGCCGCCTCGAGATCCTCCGCATCCACTCCAAGGACATGCCCCTCTCGGACGACGTCGACCTGGAGCGCATCGGCAAGGACACGCACGGCTTCGTCGGCGCCGACCTCGCCGCGCTCTGCTCGGAGGCGGCCTTCCAGTGCATCCGCCAGAAGATGGACGTGATCGACCTCGAGGCGGACACCATCGACGTGGAGGTGCTCAACTCCATGTCGGTGATCATGGACGACCTGGTGCACGCCAAGGAGGTGACCAAGCCGTCGGCGCTGCGGGAGACGGGGCTGGTGGAGGTCCCCAAGGTGTCGTGGGAGGACGTGGGCGGCCTGGAGGACGTCAAGCGGGAGCTCCAGGAGACGGTGCAGTACCCGGTGGAGCACCCGGAGATGTTCGAGTTCTTCGGCATGGAGCCGTCGCGGGGCGTGCTCTTCTACGGCCCGCCGGGCTGCGGCAAGACGCTGCTGGCCAAGGCCATCGCCAGGGAGTGCAAGGCCAACTGCATCAGCGTCAAGGGCCCGGAGCTGCTCACCATGTGGTTCGGCGAGAGCGAGTCGAACGTCCGCGACCTGTTCGACAAGGCGCGCCAGTCGGCGCCCTGCGTCCTCTTCTTCGACGAGCTGGACTCGATCGCCGTCAAGCGCGGCAACAgcgtgggcgacgcgggcggcacgTCGGACCGGGTGCTGAACCAGCTGCTCACGGAGATGGACGGGATCAACGCCAAGAAGACGGTGTTCGTGATCGGGGCCACCAACCGGCCGGACATCATCGACCCGGCGCTGCTCCGGCCGGGGCGGCTCGACCAGCTCATCTACATCCCGCTCCCCGACGAGGCGTCGCGGCTGCAGATCTTCAAGTCGTGCCTGCGCCGGTCCCCGCTGTCCAGGCGCGTCAACCTCCCGGACCTGGCCCGCTCCACGGCAGGGTTCAGCGGCGCCGACATCACGGAGATCTGCCAGCGCGCGTGCAAGCTGGCGGTGCGCGACGTCATCCAGAGGAGCTCGCTCGTCGGCAAGGCCGCGGCCATGGCCGGCGCCGAGATCACCCGGAAGCACTTCCTGGGGGGCATGGAGCACGCGAGGCGGAGCGTCAGCGACCTGGACGTGCTCAAGTACGAGTACTTTGCTCGCAAGTTCAAGCAGGGCGGGAGCTTCGAGGAGGAGGCGCCGCAGCCGCAGGTAGCAGGCCCGCCGCAGGGGCATTTGGAGCGCAAGGCCGCGGAGGACGTCGACGCTTCCATGGACGAGGATTCGCTCTACTGA